One region of Amphiprion ocellaris isolate individual 3 ecotype Okinawa chromosome 9, ASM2253959v1, whole genome shotgun sequence genomic DNA includes:
- the ccne2 gene encoding G1/S-specific cyclin-E2 isoform X1 encodes MSRRSGRITLQARDSNTPEPTVRVPLKRRKSEPSKKKLQPAAKKQSYEIQKCWSEDGASPCILIETPHKELEPADSSSFKKYSFKNLFIKASPIPRLSWASSDDVWIKMLNKELKYVHDKSYLQQHPKLQPKMRAILLDWLLEVSEVYSLHRQTAYLAQDYFDRFMLTQENVNKDYLQLIGITALFIASKIEEIYPPKIFEFAYVTDGACDMWDIQRTELHILKALDWNLCPETPISWLKLYSQVEAQKDDENFLEPQFSQETYIQITQLLDLCMMDISSLDYSYSVLAAAAFCHFSTFDVVHKVSGLTWESVSPCVRWMSPFMDTLRSEAKPQIKNFPKVKADDRHNIQTHVAYLDLLSKAQERQIDSPDCQLSPVAAGMILTPPSSTEKPVNL; translated from the exons ATGTCAAGACGCAG TGGTCGCATCACACTTCAAGCCAGAGATTCAAACACACCTGAGCCGACCGTCAGAGTCCCACTGAAGAGAAGGAAGTCAGAG CCTTCTAAGAAGAAACTACAACCTGCTGCCAAGAAACAGAGCTATGAAATACAG AAGTGTTGGTCGGAGGATGGAGCAAGTCCATGCATTCTCATTGAAACTCCTCACAAAGAGTTGGAGCCTGCAGACTCATCCAGCTTCAAAAAGTACAGCTTCAAGAACCTCTTCATCAAGGCCTCCCCCATTCCTCGCCTCAG CTGGGCCAGTTCAGATGACGTGTGGATCAAAATGCTCAACAAAGAGTTGAAGTACGTTCATGACAAGAGCTACCTGCAGCAGCATCCCAAACTGCAGCCCAAGATGAGGGCGATTCTGCTGGACTGGCTGCTTGAG GTCAGTGAGGTGTACAGCCTCCACAGACAAACGGCCTACCTCGCCCAGGACTACTTCGACCGCTTCATGCTGACTCAGGAGAACGTCAACAAAGACTACCTGCAGCTCATCGGCATCACTGCGCTGTTCATTGCCTCAAAGATAGAG GAAATCTACCCTCCTAAAATCTTCGAGTTCGCCTACGTCACAGATGGAGCCTGCGACATGTGGGACATCCAGCGCACAGAGCTTCACATACTGAAG GCGTTGGACTGGAACTTGTGTCCGGAGACGCCAATCTCCTGGTTGAAGCTGTACTCTCAGGTTGAAGCCCAGAAAGATGACGAGAACTTCCTGGAGCCGCAGTTCTCCCAGGAAACATACATCCAGATTACACAG CTGTTGGACTTGTGTATGATGGACATCAGCTCGTTGGACTACAGCTACAGTGTTCTTGCTGCAGCTGCCTTCTGCCACTTCTCCACCTTCGATGTTGTTCATAAAGTCTCAG GTCTGACGTGGGAAAGCGTTTCTCCCTGTGTTCGGTGGATGAGCCCCTTCATGGACACACTGCGATCTGAAGCCAAACCTCAAATCAAGAACTTTCCCAAAGTCAAAGCTGATGACAGACACAACATCCAGACACACGTGGCTTATCTGGACTTGCTG AGCAAAGCTCAGGAGCGTCAGATCGACAGCCCTGACTGTCAGCTTTCACCTGTTGCTGCAGGAATGATCCTGACGCCACCCAGTAGCACAGAGAAACCTGTCAATCTTTGA
- the ccne2 gene encoding G1/S-specific cyclin-E2 isoform X2, whose product MSRRSGRITLQARDSNTPEPTVRVPLKRRKSEPSKKKLQPAAKKQSYEIQCWSEDGASPCILIETPHKELEPADSSSFKKYSFKNLFIKASPIPRLSWASSDDVWIKMLNKELKYVHDKSYLQQHPKLQPKMRAILLDWLLEVSEVYSLHRQTAYLAQDYFDRFMLTQENVNKDYLQLIGITALFIASKIEEIYPPKIFEFAYVTDGACDMWDIQRTELHILKALDWNLCPETPISWLKLYSQVEAQKDDENFLEPQFSQETYIQITQLLDLCMMDISSLDYSYSVLAAAAFCHFSTFDVVHKVSGLTWESVSPCVRWMSPFMDTLRSEAKPQIKNFPKVKADDRHNIQTHVAYLDLLSKAQERQIDSPDCQLSPVAAGMILTPPSSTEKPVNL is encoded by the exons ATGTCAAGACGCAG TGGTCGCATCACACTTCAAGCCAGAGATTCAAACACACCTGAGCCGACCGTCAGAGTCCCACTGAAGAGAAGGAAGTCAGAG CCTTCTAAGAAGAAACTACAACCTGCTGCCAAGAAACAGAGCTATGAAATACAG TGTTGGTCGGAGGATGGAGCAAGTCCATGCATTCTCATTGAAACTCCTCACAAAGAGTTGGAGCCTGCAGACTCATCCAGCTTCAAAAAGTACAGCTTCAAGAACCTCTTCATCAAGGCCTCCCCCATTCCTCGCCTCAG CTGGGCCAGTTCAGATGACGTGTGGATCAAAATGCTCAACAAAGAGTTGAAGTACGTTCATGACAAGAGCTACCTGCAGCAGCATCCCAAACTGCAGCCCAAGATGAGGGCGATTCTGCTGGACTGGCTGCTTGAG GTCAGTGAGGTGTACAGCCTCCACAGACAAACGGCCTACCTCGCCCAGGACTACTTCGACCGCTTCATGCTGACTCAGGAGAACGTCAACAAAGACTACCTGCAGCTCATCGGCATCACTGCGCTGTTCATTGCCTCAAAGATAGAG GAAATCTACCCTCCTAAAATCTTCGAGTTCGCCTACGTCACAGATGGAGCCTGCGACATGTGGGACATCCAGCGCACAGAGCTTCACATACTGAAG GCGTTGGACTGGAACTTGTGTCCGGAGACGCCAATCTCCTGGTTGAAGCTGTACTCTCAGGTTGAAGCCCAGAAAGATGACGAGAACTTCCTGGAGCCGCAGTTCTCCCAGGAAACATACATCCAGATTACACAG CTGTTGGACTTGTGTATGATGGACATCAGCTCGTTGGACTACAGCTACAGTGTTCTTGCTGCAGCTGCCTTCTGCCACTTCTCCACCTTCGATGTTGTTCATAAAGTCTCAG GTCTGACGTGGGAAAGCGTTTCTCCCTGTGTTCGGTGGATGAGCCCCTTCATGGACACACTGCGATCTGAAGCCAAACCTCAAATCAAGAACTTTCCCAAAGTCAAAGCTGATGACAGACACAACATCCAGACACACGTGGCTTATCTGGACTTGCTG AGCAAAGCTCAGGAGCGTCAGATCGACAGCCCTGACTGTCAGCTTTCACCTGTTGCTGCAGGAATGATCCTGACGCCACCCAGTAGCACAGAGAAACCTGTCAATCTTTGA